The Streptomyces sp. NBC_01197 genome window below encodes:
- a CDS encoding acyl-CoA thioesterase, with amino-acid sequence MRHIYSCPLRWSDMDAFGHVNNVVFLRYLEEARIDFMFRLAPGDGSPSFSGGSVVARHEIDYVRPLVHRHAPVTVESWVTKISAASLTIAYEVKDEDQVYVRASTVVVPYNLEAQRPRRITAEEKSFLREYLDQPGVLAA; translated from the coding sequence GTGCGGCACATCTACTCCTGCCCCCTGCGCTGGTCGGACATGGACGCCTTCGGGCACGTCAACAACGTCGTCTTCCTGCGGTATCTGGAAGAGGCGCGGATCGACTTCATGTTCCGGCTGGCGCCGGGGGACGGTTCGCCGTCGTTCTCCGGCGGTTCCGTCGTGGCCCGCCACGAGATCGACTACGTGCGCCCGCTCGTGCACCGGCACGCGCCGGTCACCGTCGAGTCCTGGGTGACGAAGATCTCCGCCGCGTCGCTGACCATCGCGTACGAGGTGAAGGACGAGGACCAGGTGTACGTACGGGCGTCGACGGTCGTCGTCCCGTACAACCTGGAGGCGCAGCGTCCGCGGCGGATAACCGCCGAGGAGAAGTCCTTCCTCCGGGAGTATCTGGACCAGCCTGGAGTGCTCGCCGCATGA
- a CDS encoding MarR family winged helix-turn-helix transcriptional regulator — translation MAEKAAKNTAGNTAAHGALSGDRASRPDRRPDLAAMVVPLGRAMMAAEQPILDAHGLTMWAYAVLLRLDEEPIRTQSALAEAIGADKTRIIGVLDGLETRGLIRRRPDPHDRRARLLSLTAEGQRLRDATQSAIQRREEEFLLLLPTADRHAFVRALQTLSAPPALSELTPKKP, via the coding sequence ATGGCCGAGAAAGCAGCCAAGAACACAGCCGGGAACACTGCCGCCCACGGCGCCCTGTCCGGAGATCGGGCGAGCCGCCCCGATCGTCGCCCCGACCTGGCGGCGATGGTCGTGCCGTTGGGCCGCGCCATGATGGCCGCGGAACAGCCGATCCTCGACGCGCACGGTCTGACCATGTGGGCATATGCGGTACTGCTGCGGCTCGACGAAGAACCGATCCGCACCCAGAGCGCACTCGCCGAGGCGATCGGGGCGGACAAGACCCGCATCATCGGCGTGCTCGACGGTCTGGAGACCCGGGGGCTGATCCGCCGCCGACCGGACCCACACGACCGGCGGGCGCGGCTGCTGTCGCTCACCGCCGAGGGGCAACGGCTGCGCGATGCCACGCAATCGGCCATCCAGCGACGGGAGGAGGAGTTCCTGCTGCTACTGCCGACCGCGGATCGGCACGCGTTCGTCCGAGCTCTGCAGACCCTCTCGGCCCCGCCGGCCCTCTCGGAACTGACACCGAAGAAGCCGTAG
- a CDS encoding Type-2Aa cytolytic delta-endotoxin — MAGNFKTVIDVGADHLDQARAIDRVFQEAIAPATVNFDFDNIREAAAAIPDGAIVKMIRGWGLQEHAAMGVIVLSLKEAVRQALPDALADAAFWDTIDEEFVRAFTGLGAQEGEPGLSFYEEGVERTSFYRDLFFALQDEETGAGVYAIAFCVDATIGLDKTRVGALKISDVAPFVVRLNAIVVRQELQPAA, encoded by the coding sequence ATGGCAGGCAATTTCAAGACCGTCATCGACGTGGGCGCGGACCACCTCGACCAGGCCCGAGCCATCGACCGGGTGTTCCAGGAGGCGATTGCCCCCGCGACCGTCAACTTCGACTTCGACAACATCCGGGAGGCCGCCGCCGCCATACCCGACGGAGCAATCGTCAAGATGATCCGCGGCTGGGGGCTTCAGGAGCACGCCGCGATGGGGGTGATCGTGCTCTCGCTGAAGGAGGCTGTGCGCCAGGCCCTGCCGGATGCGCTCGCCGATGCTGCGTTCTGGGACACGATCGATGAGGAGTTCGTGCGCGCCTTCACCGGCCTCGGCGCGCAGGAGGGCGAGCCCGGGCTCTCGTTCTACGAGGAAGGCGTGGAACGCACCAGCTTCTACCGGGACCTGTTCTTCGCCCTCCAGGACGAGGAGACCGGGGCAGGGGTGTACGCCATTGCCTTCTGTGTGGACGCGACCATCGGCCTGGACAAGACCCGGGTCGGTGCCCTGAAGATCTCGGATGTCGCCCCGTTCGTGGTTCGGCTCAATGCGATCGTGGTGCGTCAGGAACTGCAGCCGGCTGCCTGA
- a CDS encoding single-stranded DNA-binding protein — MNDTLVTLVGNVASQPEYRDSVTGGRVRFRFAVTARRWDRQKQVWADGPTSFYTVWSWRSLAANLAGSVSLGEPLVVHGRLKVRDEDKDGQRRFSADIEALAVGHDMTRGTSAFKRVARADASLTERPKDLVA, encoded by the coding sequence ATGAACGACACCTTGGTGACATTGGTGGGAAATGTGGCGTCGCAGCCTGAATACCGGGATTCGGTCACCGGAGGAAGGGTGCGATTTCGCTTCGCGGTCACCGCACGCCGCTGGGACCGGCAGAAACAGGTCTGGGCCGACGGGCCGACCAGCTTCTACACGGTGTGGTCTTGGCGGTCGCTGGCTGCGAATCTGGCTGGATCCGTGTCCCTGGGCGAACCACTCGTCGTACACGGCAGGTTGAAGGTGCGCGATGAGGACAAGGACGGACAGCGCAGATTCTCGGCGGACATCGAAGCGCTTGCGGTGGGGCACGATATGACGCGTGGAACCAGCGCTTTCAAGCGTGTAGCCAGGGCTGATGCGTCTCTGACGGAGCGCCCCAAGGACCTGGTGGCCTGA
- a CDS encoding vWA domain-containing protein: MANFSKSNVPQFSVDVYQNEFLPEGGREVNAIVTVTSTGGGTSGSALTGASSASTSPPGQAPAAAVVIMVDCSGSMDYPPTKMRNAREATAAAIGALRDGTAFSVVAGTHVAKDIYPGNGRLAVADRATRAQAGEALRKLSAGGGTAIGTWLRLADRLLNTPDSAGGAVPPIRHGILLTDGRNEHEAPEDLRASLDAAAGRFTCDARGVGTDWEVKEVTGIASALLGTADIVADPSGLSADFTQMMENAMGKEVADVALRLWTPVGVEIKYVKQVAPSVEQLTDRRTEAGPRAGDYPTGSWGDESRDYHVCVQVPEAGIGQEMLAARVSLVLPDPSGGAPQTLSQGLVRAVWTDDMAASTSINPQVAHYTGQAELAQAIQQGLDARKSGNLDGATAKLGRAVQLAAASGNADTAKLLAKVVDVVDEATGTVRLKAKVAEADEMTLETRSTKTVRVKK; this comes from the coding sequence ATGGCCAACTTCTCCAAATCCAACGTGCCGCAATTCTCCGTCGACGTGTACCAGAACGAGTTCCTCCCGGAGGGCGGGCGCGAGGTGAACGCGATCGTCACGGTCACCTCGACCGGGGGCGGAACCAGCGGCTCCGCACTCACCGGTGCGAGTTCCGCGTCCACATCGCCGCCAGGGCAGGCACCGGCCGCCGCTGTGGTGATCATGGTGGACTGCTCGGGTTCGATGGACTACCCGCCGACAAAGATGCGCAACGCACGGGAAGCGACGGCGGCGGCGATCGGCGCACTGCGGGACGGCACCGCGTTCTCAGTGGTGGCGGGCACCCATGTGGCGAAGGACATCTATCCGGGCAACGGCCGGCTCGCCGTCGCCGACCGGGCCACCCGCGCCCAGGCCGGGGAGGCCCTGCGCAAGCTGAGCGCCGGCGGGGGTACGGCGATCGGCACCTGGCTGCGCCTTGCCGACCGGCTGCTGAACACCCCCGACTCGGCGGGCGGCGCCGTACCGCCGATCCGGCACGGCATCCTGCTGACCGACGGCCGCAACGAGCATGAGGCGCCGGAGGATCTGCGGGCCTCGCTGGACGCCGCGGCCGGCCGGTTCACCTGTGACGCCCGCGGGGTCGGTACGGACTGGGAGGTCAAGGAGGTCACCGGTATCGCGTCGGCGTTGCTCGGCACGGCCGACATCGTGGCCGACCCCTCAGGTCTCTCGGCCGACTTCACACAGATGATGGAGAACGCGATGGGCAAGGAGGTCGCAGATGTCGCGCTGCGACTCTGGACGCCCGTCGGAGTGGAGATCAAGTACGTCAAGCAAGTGGCGCCGAGCGTCGAGCAGTTGACGGACCGCCGCACCGAGGCCGGTCCCCGCGCCGGGGACTACCCGACCGGCTCGTGGGGGGACGAGTCGCGCGACTACCACGTGTGCGTCCAGGTGCCGGAAGCGGGAATCGGCCAGGAGATGCTCGCCGCCCGGGTCTCGCTCGTCCTGCCCGACCCCTCAGGAGGTGCGCCGCAGACGCTTTCGCAGGGCCTGGTGCGCGCGGTGTGGACGGACGACATGGCCGCCTCGACCTCGATCAACCCGCAGGTCGCGCACTACACGGGGCAGGCTGAACTGGCACAGGCCATCCAACAAGGTCTGGATGCCCGCAAGTCGGGCAATCTGGACGGAGCGACAGCGAAGCTCGGCCGCGCGGTCCAGCTTGCGGCAGCCTCGGGGAACGCGGACACTGCGAAACTGCTCGCGAAGGTGGTGGACGTCGTCGACGAAGCGACCGGTACTGTGCGACTGAAGGCAAAGGTGGCGGAGGCGGACGAGATGACCCTCGAAACCCGCTCCACCAAGACAGTTCGCGTCAAGAAGTAG
- a CDS encoding Cys-Gln thioester bond-forming surface protein: MATATPALADDSPTTTSSGVTATLDNPGVSVGDKVVIDGADETAGLFELKVDGGGSIKTYCIDLHNHTQANTSYNEVTWGQSSLAGNKDAGKIRWILEHSFPQVTPASLGANLNVTLTDATAAAATQAAIWHFSDHVDAVPKDEAGRKLTEYLENSAVNVAEPAASLSLGPADVAGHPGEPLGPVTVSTNAARAEVSLAPDAPQGVTVVGKDGKPVTSAVNGTQLFFKVPAGTQPGSAKLNVTAQTAVPIGRAFVSDSKSQTQILAGTSTASVSAVATANFASKGAVPALSAMKDCAKGGVDITAANKGDEAFTFELAGQKHTVEAGKSQTVTVPVAEDQAYDFTIKGPNGFEKRFQGVLDCKTAGSTPAHSGTPSPKPSAASAGGSTSGTNGGGLAETGSSSSTPVIAGVAIALVVLGGGAVFMLRRKNSTAGQ; encoded by the coding sequence ATGGCAACGGCCACGCCTGCTCTGGCCGACGACTCTCCCACCACCACCTCCTCCGGCGTCACCGCCACCCTGGACAACCCCGGGGTGTCGGTCGGGGACAAGGTCGTGATCGATGGCGCCGACGAGACGGCCGGGCTCTTCGAGCTCAAGGTCGACGGCGGCGGGTCCATCAAGACGTACTGCATCGACCTGCACAACCACACGCAGGCCAACACCTCCTACAATGAGGTCACCTGGGGCCAGTCCTCGCTCGCGGGCAACAAGGACGCCGGCAAGATCCGCTGGATCCTGGAGCACTCCTTCCCGCAGGTGACGCCCGCGTCCCTCGGCGCGAACCTCAACGTCACGCTGACCGACGCCACTGCCGCCGCCGCGACCCAGGCCGCGATCTGGCACTTCTCGGACCACGTCGACGCGGTGCCGAAGGACGAGGCCGGCCGGAAGCTGACCGAGTACCTGGAGAACTCCGCGGTCAACGTCGCCGAGCCGGCCGCGTCGCTCTCGCTCGGCCCCGCCGATGTGGCGGGCCACCCGGGCGAGCCGCTCGGCCCGGTGACGGTCTCCACCAACGCCGCCAGGGCAGAGGTCTCCCTCGCCCCGGACGCGCCGCAGGGTGTCACCGTCGTCGGCAAGGACGGTAAGCCCGTCACCAGCGCGGTCAACGGCACGCAGCTGTTCTTCAAGGTCCCGGCCGGTACGCAGCCCGGCTCGGCCAAGCTGAACGTCACCGCGCAGACCGCGGTGCCGATCGGCCGGGCCTTCGTCAGTGACTCCAAGAGCCAGACGCAGATCCTCGCGGGCACCAGCACCGCTTCGGTCAGCGCGGTCGCCACGGCTAACTTTGCCAGCAAGGGCGCCGTCCCGGCCCTCTCCGCCATGAAGGACTGCGCCAAGGGCGGCGTGGACATCACCGCCGCCAACAAGGGCGATGAGGCGTTCACCTTCGAGCTGGCAGGCCAGAAGCACACGGTCGAGGCAGGCAAGTCGCAGACGGTGACCGTCCCGGTCGCCGAGGACCAGGCCTACGACTTCACGATCAAGGGCCCGAACGGCTTCGAGAAGCGTTTCCAGGGCGTCCTCGACTGCAAGACGGCCGGCAGTACGCCCGCCCACAGCGGCACCCCTTCCCCGAAGCCCAGCGCTGCCTCGGCGGGCGGCAGCACCTCCGGTACCAACGGCGGCGGCCTGGCCGAGACCGGCAGCTCCAGCTCCACCCCGGTGATCGCCGGTGTCGCGATCGCCCTCGTGGTGCTCGGTGGCGGCGCGGTCTTCATGCTCCGCAGGAAGAACAGCACCGCGGGTCAGTGA
- a CDS encoding globin: protein MTEIPRGTLQEQTFYEQVGGEETFRRLVHHFYQGVAGDPLLRPMYPEEDLGPAEERLALFLMQYWGGPRTYSDNRGHPRLRMRHSPFQVDRAAHDAWLKHMRAAVDELGLAEEHERQLWKYLTYAAASMVNTDG, encoded by the coding sequence GTGACAGAGATCCCGCGCGGCACGCTTCAGGAGCAGACCTTCTACGAGCAGGTCGGCGGCGAGGAGACCTTCCGGCGCCTGGTCCACCACTTCTACCAGGGCGTCGCCGGAGATCCCCTGCTGCGGCCGATGTACCCGGAGGAGGACCTCGGCCCTGCCGAGGAGCGGCTCGCCCTCTTCCTGATGCAGTACTGGGGCGGCCCCCGCACCTACAGCGACAACCGCGGTCACCCCCGGCTGCGGATGCGGCACTCCCCTTTCCAGGTGGACCGGGCGGCCCATGACGCCTGGCTGAAGCACATGCGGGCGGCCGTCGACGAACTCGGCCTGGCCGAGGAGCACGAGCGGCAGCTCTGGAAGTACCTCACCTACGCGGCGGCCTCCATGGTCAACACCGACGGCTGA
- a CDS encoding methyltransferase domain-containing protein produces the protein MGADQALRAALVREIAESGALADPALRDAFAEVPRHLFVPYYFVDGVGRRARLWGEDPDIVRRRRWLEGVYTDQPLATRIRDGELISSSSQPSLMARMLDGLALRDGDAVLEIGAGSGYNAALLAHRLGDSRVTTVDIDPEITESARSHLSAAGYAPAVVTGDGALGCPARAPFDAIIVTCALPSVPRAWLAQCRPGARILAPLATGLIVLRVRDERHAQGRFLDTPAYFVPLRGATEAGPVPRSGGLPPSVLNDALFRFVLTLTSGSLDPVEAYSLWEREGRPQRERFGVTVSGEHEWAWLDDPEGPYAWPLVPPAHRPVTTAPGGS, from the coding sequence ATGGGCGCAGACCAGGCATTGCGGGCGGCGCTGGTGCGGGAGATCGCGGAGAGCGGCGCACTGGCGGATCCGGCCTTGCGGGACGCGTTCGCCGAGGTGCCGAGGCATCTCTTCGTGCCGTACTACTTCGTGGACGGGGTGGGGCGGCGGGCGCGGTTGTGGGGCGAGGATCCGGACATCGTGCGGCGCAGGCGCTGGCTGGAGGGTGTCTACACCGACCAGCCGCTGGCCACCCGGATCCGGGACGGCGAGCTGATCTCGTCCAGCAGCCAGCCCTCGCTGATGGCGCGGATGCTGGACGGGCTGGCGCTGCGGGACGGTGACGCCGTGCTGGAGATCGGGGCGGGCAGCGGGTACAACGCGGCTCTGCTGGCCCACCGGCTGGGCGACTCCCGGGTCACGACCGTCGACATCGACCCGGAGATCACCGAATCGGCGCGCAGCCATCTGTCGGCCGCCGGTTACGCCCCCGCCGTCGTCACCGGGGACGGGGCGCTGGGCTGCCCCGCGCGGGCGCCCTTCGACGCGATCATCGTGACCTGCGCGCTCCCGTCCGTACCGAGGGCCTGGCTCGCGCAGTGCCGGCCAGGGGCGCGGATCCTCGCCCCGCTCGCGACCGGACTGATCGTGCTGCGGGTGCGGGACGAGCGGCATGCGCAGGGGCGATTCCTGGATACGCCCGCGTACTTCGTACCGCTGCGCGGAGCGACGGAGGCCGGGCCGGTGCCGCGCAGCGGCGGGCTGCCGCCCAGCGTGCTGAACGACGCGCTCTTCCGCTTCGTGCTCACTCTGACGAGCGGCAGCCTCGATCCGGTCGAGGCGTACTCCCTCTGGGAGCGCGAGGGGCGTCCGCAGCGGGAGCGGTTCGGGGTGACGGTGAGCGGGGAGCACGAGTGGGCCTGGCTGGACGACCCCGAAGGGCCGTACGCGTGGCCGCTCGTCCCCCCGGCTCACCGTCCGGTGACTACTGCCCCCGGTGGATCCTGA
- a CDS encoding TIGR03086 family metal-binding protein — MPTNFEDTGNFGNWESLRKLHTGAVRDSASLVSRVSPADLARPTPCSAWTLTELLVHMTAQHRGFAAAVNGHGQDPANWSHHPLGEDFAADYRHASDEAIAAFAAVDRPDRACVLPEVTEARTFPAVQVLGFHLIDYVVHGWDVARTLDLPFDPDPDVLRAALPIAGAVPQGDHRLAPGSAFRPALATDGDASTLDRILTTLGRSPSWHATPPARGEVPRDR; from the coding sequence ATGCCTACCAACTTCGAGGACACCGGGAATTTCGGGAACTGGGAAAGCCTCAGGAAGCTCCATACGGGGGCTGTGCGGGACAGTGCGTCGCTGGTGAGCCGGGTGTCTCCCGCGGATCTGGCCCGGCCCACACCGTGCTCGGCGTGGACCCTGACCGAACTGCTCGTCCATATGACAGCCCAGCACCGAGGGTTCGCGGCGGCCGTGAACGGTCACGGCCAGGACCCGGCGAACTGGTCGCACCACCCGCTCGGCGAGGATTTCGCGGCGGACTACCGGCACGCATCGGATGAGGCCATCGCGGCCTTCGCGGCCGTGGACCGGCCCGACCGCGCGTGTGTGCTTCCCGAGGTAACGGAAGCCCGGACGTTCCCCGCCGTCCAGGTGCTCGGCTTCCATCTCATCGACTATGTCGTCCACGGCTGGGACGTCGCCCGAACCCTGGACCTCCCGTTCGACCCCGACCCCGACGTGCTGCGAGCCGCGCTCCCGATCGCCGGGGCGGTCCCGCAGGGCGACCACCGCCTCGCCCCCGGTAGCGCCTTCCGTCCGGCCCTGGCCACGGACGGCGATGCGAGCACCCTGGACCGCATCCTGACGACGCTGGGCCGTTCACCGTCCTGGCACGCCACACCGCCCGCCCGCGGAGAAGTTCCCCGGGACCGCTGA
- a CDS encoding FHA domain-containing protein, translating to MPTCPNGHQSGSDDWCEVCGHRMGAVPPPPPPPPPYAGGGAPPQPPPGRNPAAGYGYPPNATAQAELCPQCRTPREAGAPFCEECRWNFLTNTATSYTPVAPNLPPGFQSQQQPPRPPDSFDYQSSRPSQVNRPAEPLTNAPSGQAVPPPPPPPPPYQQQSAPPPPSFAQPPRAPQPPHPAEQREADDWLLPPPSRAQPQGPGQGQPQGPGHPQGQPQGPGRQAPPQQFQPPQSQPPQPQSPQPQQGPGQPPPDRPSHPGQPGQPTGEAPTTAGWSATVGPDREYFMAMMQRSGPEATGLNLPAYSPEQRLPLDGNQITIGRRRHSTGESPDIDLSVPPEDPGVSHQHAVLVQQPDGSWAVVDQNSTNGTTVNGGEDPIPPYVPIPLQEGDRVHVGAWTTIRIHRGQ from the coding sequence ATGCCGACCTGCCCGAACGGACACCAGTCGGGATCCGACGACTGGTGCGAGGTCTGCGGCCACCGCATGGGCGCCGTGCCGCCGCCTCCCCCGCCGCCCCCGCCGTACGCAGGCGGCGGGGCGCCCCCGCAGCCTCCGCCGGGCCGCAACCCGGCGGCCGGTTACGGCTACCCGCCGAATGCCACCGCCCAGGCAGAGCTCTGCCCGCAGTGCCGTACGCCTCGCGAGGCCGGGGCGCCGTTCTGCGAGGAGTGCCGCTGGAACTTCCTCACCAACACCGCCACCTCGTACACGCCGGTGGCCCCGAATCTGCCGCCGGGCTTCCAGTCCCAGCAGCAGCCGCCCAGGCCGCCGGACTCGTTCGACTACCAGAGCTCGCGGCCCTCGCAGGTCAACCGTCCCGCCGAGCCGCTGACGAACGCCCCGAGCGGCCAGGCGGTCCCGCCGCCTCCGCCGCCCCCTCCCCCGTATCAGCAGCAGTCCGCTCCGCCGCCGCCCTCGTTCGCGCAGCCGCCGAGGGCGCCGCAGCCCCCGCACCCTGCCGAGCAGCGGGAAGCGGACGACTGGTTGCTCCCGCCGCCGTCCCGCGCCCAGCCGCAGGGGCCGGGTCAGGGACAGCCGCAGGGCCCCGGACACCCGCAGGGCCAGCCACAGGGGCCGGGCCGGCAGGCGCCGCCGCAGCAGTTCCAGCCCCCGCAGTCCCAGCCGCCCCAGCCCCAGTCCCCGCAGCCGCAGCAGGGGCCGGGCCAGCCGCCGCCCGACCGCCCGAGCCACCCCGGTCAGCCCGGTCAGCCGACCGGAGAGGCCCCGACGACGGCGGGCTGGTCGGCCACGGTCGGCCCCGACCGTGAGTACTTCATGGCGATGATGCAGCGCAGTGGCCCCGAAGCCACCGGGCTCAATCTGCCCGCCTACTCCCCCGAGCAGCGCCTTCCGCTCGACGGGAACCAGATCACCATCGGCCGCCGCAGGCACTCCACGGGCGAGTCACCCGACATCGACCTGTCGGTGCCGCCCGAGGACCCGGGGGTCTCGCACCAGCACGCGGTCCTGGTCCAGCAGCCCGACGGATCCTGGGCGGTGGTCGACCAGAACTCGACCAACGGCACCACGGTCAACGGCGGCGAGGACCCGATCCCGCCCTATGTGCCGATCCCGCTCCAGGAGGGCGACCGGGTGCACGTCGGTGCCTGGACGACCATCAGGATCCACCGGGGGCAGTAG
- the ettA gene encoding energy-dependent translational throttle protein EttA codes for MAEFIYTMRKTRKAHGDKVILDDVTLNFLPGAKIGVVGPNGAGKSTVLKIMAGLEQPSNGEAYISPGFSVGILMQEPQLDESKTVLENVQDGAAEIMGKLKRFNEVAELMATDYTDALMDEMGKLQEDLDHANAWDLDAQLEQAMDALGCPPGDWPVVNLSGGEKRRVALCKLLIEAPDLLLLDEPTNHLDAESVNWLEQHLSKYPGAVVAVTHDRYFLNNVAEWILELDRGRALPYEGNYSTYLDKKAARLKVEGRKDEKRAKRLKEELEWVRSNAKGRQTKSKARLARYEEMAAEADKMRKLDFEEIQIPPGPRLGSIVVEVENLSKAFGDKVLIDDLSFTLPRNGIVGVIGPNGAGKTTLFKMIQGLETPDNGAIKVGDTVKISYVDQSRANIDPKKTLWAVVSDELDYINVGQVEMPSRAYVSAFGFKGPDQQKPAGVLSGGERNRLNLALTLKEGGNLLLLDEPTNDLDVETLSSLENALLEFPGAAVVISHDRWFLDRVATHILAYEGDSRWYWFEGNFESYEKNKIERLGADAARPHRATYKKLTRG; via the coding sequence TTGGCTGAGTTCATCTACACCATGCGCAAGACGCGCAAGGCGCACGGCGACAAGGTGATCCTCGACGACGTCACCCTGAACTTCCTGCCCGGCGCGAAGATCGGTGTCGTGGGCCCCAACGGTGCCGGTAAGTCCACGGTCCTGAAGATCATGGCCGGCCTTGAGCAGCCCTCCAACGGTGAGGCGTACATCTCGCCCGGATTCAGCGTCGGCATCCTCATGCAGGAGCCGCAGCTGGACGAGTCGAAGACGGTCCTGGAGAACGTGCAGGACGGCGCCGCCGAGATCATGGGCAAGCTCAAGCGCTTCAACGAGGTCGCCGAGCTGATGGCGACCGACTACACCGACGCGCTCATGGACGAGATGGGCAAGCTCCAGGAGGACCTGGACCACGCCAACGCCTGGGACCTCGACGCCCAGTTGGAGCAGGCCATGGACGCCCTGGGCTGCCCGCCCGGCGACTGGCCCGTCGTGAACCTCTCCGGCGGTGAGAAGCGCCGCGTCGCGCTCTGCAAGCTGCTGATCGAGGCGCCCGACCTGCTGCTCCTCGACGAGCCCACCAACCACCTCGACGCCGAGTCGGTGAACTGGCTGGAGCAGCACCTCTCGAAGTACCCCGGCGCTGTGGTGGCCGTCACTCACGACCGGTACTTCCTGAACAACGTCGCCGAGTGGATCCTTGAGCTCGACCGCGGCCGCGCGCTGCCCTACGAGGGCAACTACTCCACGTACCTCGACAAGAAGGCCGCCCGCCTCAAGGTCGAGGGCCGCAAGGACGAGAAGCGCGCCAAGCGGCTCAAGGAAGAGCTGGAGTGGGTCCGCTCCAACGCCAAGGGCCGTCAGACCAAGTCCAAGGCCCGTCTCGCGCGTTACGAGGAGATGGCGGCCGAGGCCGACAAGATGCGGAAGCTGGACTTCGAGGAGATCCAGATCCCGCCGGGCCCGCGGCTCGGTTCCATCGTCGTCGAGGTCGAGAACCTCTCGAAGGCCTTCGGCGACAAGGTCCTCATCGACGACCTGTCGTTCACGCTGCCGCGCAACGGCATCGTCGGTGTCATCGGCCCGAACGGCGCGGGCAAGACCACGCTGTTCAAGATGATCCAGGGCCTGGAGACGCCGGACAACGGCGCCATCAAGGTCGGCGACACGGTCAAGATCTCCTACGTCGACCAGAGCCGCGCCAACATCGACCCCAAGAAGACGCTCTGGGCGGTTGTGTCGGACGAGCTGGACTACATCAACGTCGGCCAGGTCGAGATGCCTTCGCGGGCGTACGTCTCCGCCTTCGGCTTCAAGGGCCCGGACCAGCAGAAGCCGGCCGGTGTCCTCTCCGGTGGTGAGCGCAACCGCCTCAACCTGGCGCTGACGCTCAAGGAGGGCGGCAACCTGCTGCTCCTCGACGAGCCCACCAACGACCTGGACGTCGAGACGCTCTCCTCGCTGGAGAACGCGCTGCTCGAATTCCCGGGTGCGGCCGTGGTCATCTCCCACGACCGCTGGTTCCTCGACCGCGTCGCCACGCACATCCTGGCGTACGAGGGCGACTCCCGGTGGTACTGGTTCGAGGGCAACTTCGAGTCGTACGAGAAGAACAAGATCGAGCGCCTCGGTGCCGACGCGGCCCGTCCGCACCGTGCCACGTACAAGAAGCTGACGCGAGGCTGA